A single window of Pseudomonas lijiangensis DNA harbors:
- the baeS gene encoding sensor histidine kinase efflux regulator BaeS: MKLSISTKLFIAVLASVLFVILSMGLTTSWSFARGFVGYLNEQGMQRMTPILPKLAAAYVQEGNWEFLRHDGDRWFDIMRPDQEDNERKKFDTNAMQTSDLTGAVLRFALLDADKQQVTGYSGLHDDDYMRPIEVNGKTVGWLAITPFQSVSEAGGERFQQYQFRASLGMGVLSLILAMLIAWWISRTLLDPVKRVAAATHRLAAGEYGSRVAVSSNDEVGQLARDFNQLAYTLERNERMRRDFMADVSHELRTPLSVLRGELEAIEDGVRTLDQASMKSLQGEVGMLSKLVDDLYELSLADVGALTYRKTDCELNDLLTSSAAMFQERFAARNLRLELDLPAQSLPVQADAKRLQQLFNNLLENTVRYTDDGGVLQIRAGHEGNEWRIDFLDSGPGIDAEQLPRLFERFYRGEASRNRASGGAGLGLAICHSIALAHGGSLTADHSPLGGLWLTLRLPRNT, encoded by the coding sequence ATGAAACTGAGCATCTCCACCAAACTCTTCATCGCGGTTCTGGCCAGCGTGTTGTTCGTCATCCTGAGCATGGGGCTGACCACCAGCTGGAGTTTTGCCCGCGGCTTTGTGGGGTATCTCAATGAACAGGGCATGCAGCGGATGACCCCGATTCTGCCCAAGCTCGCTGCCGCCTATGTCCAGGAAGGCAATTGGGAGTTCCTGCGCCATGACGGGGACCGCTGGTTCGACATCATGCGTCCCGACCAGGAGGACAACGAACGCAAGAAGTTCGACACCAATGCGATGCAGACCTCAGACCTTACCGGTGCCGTACTGCGTTTTGCGCTGCTGGATGCAGACAAGCAACAGGTGACGGGCTACTCGGGCCTGCATGACGATGACTATATGCGCCCGATTGAGGTGAATGGCAAAACCGTCGGCTGGCTGGCCATTACGCCTTTCCAGAGTGTCAGCGAAGCAGGCGGCGAACGCTTTCAGCAGTATCAGTTTCGGGCCAGCCTCGGAATGGGCGTGCTGTCACTGATTCTGGCCATGTTGATTGCCTGGTGGATCTCCCGAACCCTGCTTGATCCGGTCAAGCGTGTCGCAGCGGCCACCCATCGACTGGCCGCCGGGGAGTACGGCAGCCGGGTAGCAGTGTCTTCCAATGATGAAGTCGGGCAACTGGCCCGTGACTTCAATCAGTTGGCTTATACGCTGGAACGCAACGAACGCATGCGCCGGGACTTCATGGCCGATGTTTCTCACGAACTGCGCACGCCCCTGTCGGTGCTGCGCGGTGAACTGGAAGCGATCGAAGATGGCGTGCGCACACTGGATCAGGCTTCGATGAAGTCCTTGCAGGGCGAAGTCGGCATGCTCAGCAAGCTGGTGGACGATCTCTATGAATTGTCACTGGCCGATGTCGGCGCCCTGACCTATCGCAAGACCGACTGCGAACTCAATGACCTGCTCACAAGCAGCGCTGCCATGTTCCAGGAGCGTTTCGCCGCACGGAATCTGAGGCTGGAACTGGACCTTCCCGCCCAGTCGCTGCCTGTGCAGGCCGACGCCAAACGACTGCAGCAATTATTCAACAACCTGCTGGAAAACACGGTGCGCTATACCGATGACGGCGGCGTGCTGCAGATCCGTGCAGGCCATGAAGGAAACGAATGGCGTATCGACTTTCTCGACTCAGGGCCCGGCATCGACGCCGAGCAACTACCCCGCCTGTTCGAGCGTTTCTACCGGGGCGAGGCATCACGTAACCGGGCCAGTGGCGGCGCAGGGCTCGGCCTGGCCATCTGTCACAGTATCGCGCTGGCGCATGGCGGCAGCCTGACTGCCGATCACTCTCCGCTGGGCGGCCTCTGGCTGACCCTTCGCCTGCCACGGAATACCTGA
- a CDS encoding response regulator, whose protein sequence is MVNEAPILIVEDEPKLAALMRDYLTAAGYPTQCLDNGLQVVPAVRACEPRLILLDLMLPGRDGLQVCQELRTFSAVPIVMITARVEEVDRLLGLDLGADDYICKPFSPREMVARVKAILRRAPQMVAQQAQPRLLIDEEQYRASFDGVALDLTPVELRLLSTFVRSPGRVFSRDQLLDKLYSDHRVVTDRTVDSHIRNLRRKLAQACPGEDPIQSLYGVGYKLEL, encoded by the coding sequence ATGGTCAACGAAGCCCCCATTCTCATCGTCGAAGATGAACCCAAACTGGCTGCGCTGATGCGTGACTATCTGACCGCAGCCGGTTATCCGACCCAGTGCCTGGACAACGGCCTGCAAGTGGTGCCCGCGGTACGGGCCTGCGAACCGCGCCTGATCCTGCTGGACCTGATGCTGCCAGGCCGCGATGGTCTGCAAGTGTGCCAGGAACTGCGCACCTTCAGCGCGGTGCCCATCGTCATGATCACTGCGCGTGTCGAGGAAGTGGATCGCCTGCTGGGCCTGGACCTGGGAGCCGACGACTACATCTGCAAGCCTTTCAGCCCCCGTGAAATGGTCGCCAGGGTCAAGGCGATTCTGCGGCGCGCACCCCAGATGGTTGCTCAACAAGCCCAGCCACGCCTGCTGATCGATGAGGAGCAATATCGCGCCTCGTTCGACGGCGTGGCGCTGGACCTGACACCCGTTGAGTTGCGCCTGCTCAGCACGTTCGTCCGCTCGCCGGGTCGCGTTTTCTCCCGGGACCAGCTTCTCGACAAGCTGTATTCGGACCATCGCGTGGTCACTGACCGCACCGTAGACAGCCATATCCGCAACCTGCGGCGCAAACTTGCGCAGGCCTGTCCAGGCGAAGACCCCATACAGTCGCTGTACGGCGTGGGCTACAAACTGGAACTTTGA
- the kdsB gene encoding 3-deoxy-manno-octulosonate cytidylyltransferase — protein sequence MASHPQRVAIVIPARYASTRLPGKPLADIAGKPMVQHVYERALEAAIADTVVIATDDQRVADAARSFGAACVMTSPDHPSGTDRLAEVMTQVEADIYVNLQGDEPLVRPADITTLVKGMLADASVQVGTLCHPIDSAEAGNPNTVKVVLAANGNALYFSRSPIPYPREAETATYLKHVGVYAYRREVLASYSGLPQPMIEHAEKLEQLRLLTAGYCIRAWVVEPTGPGVDTPECLEKVRALIEGRSLPSLPALSDIRLVITDVDGVLTDGGIFYDATGECLKRFHVRDGMGMRMLEENGVRVAVLSGRDSATLRKRVADLGVELCQFGIKDKKAACEQLMAAAGVTAGQTACIGDDSIDLPAFAACGLSFAVADAPVYVQQQATHVLQRAGGTGAFREVSDSILIAQGKADVLGSAAGYASVMAKMAQ from the coding sequence ATGGCCAGCCATCCACAACGTGTCGCCATCGTCATCCCGGCAAGATACGCATCCACCCGCCTCCCCGGTAAACCGCTTGCCGACATCGCGGGCAAACCCATGGTGCAGCATGTGTATGAGCGCGCTCTGGAAGCCGCCATTGCCGATACGGTGGTGATTGCCACTGACGACCAGCGTGTGGCCGATGCGGCGCGCAGCTTTGGCGCGGCCTGTGTGATGACATCCCCCGACCATCCTTCGGGCACCGATCGTCTGGCCGAAGTCATGACTCAGGTCGAAGCCGATATCTACGTCAACCTGCAAGGCGACGAGCCTCTGGTAAGGCCTGCGGATATCACCACGCTGGTGAAAGGCATGCTTGCCGATGCGTCCGTGCAGGTCGGCACGCTCTGCCATCCGATAGACTCGGCCGAAGCAGGCAACCCCAATACCGTCAAAGTGGTACTAGCGGCCAACGGCAATGCGCTGTATTTCAGCCGCTCGCCGATTCCTTACCCCCGCGAGGCTGAAACCGCCACCTACCTCAAGCATGTCGGGGTCTATGCCTATCGTCGCGAGGTGCTGGCCAGCTACTCCGGCTTGCCCCAACCCATGATCGAGCACGCGGAAAAACTGGAGCAACTGCGCCTGCTGACCGCCGGTTACTGCATTCGCGCCTGGGTGGTGGAGCCCACCGGCCCCGGCGTCGATACCCCTGAATGCCTGGAAAAGGTCCGTGCCCTGATCGAAGGCCGCTCGCTGCCAAGCCTGCCTGCACTGTCCGACATTCGTCTGGTGATCACGGATGTCGACGGCGTCCTGACCGATGGCGGCATTTTCTACGACGCCACCGGCGAATGCCTGAAACGCTTCCACGTCCGCGATGGCATGGGCATGCGCATGCTGGAGGAAAACGGCGTGCGCGTGGCCGTGTTGTCGGGCCGCGACTCGGCCACTTTGCGCAAGCGCGTGGCAGATCTGGGCGTCGAGCTTTGCCAGTTCGGCATCAAGGATAAAAAGGCAGCCTGCGAGCAGTTGATGGCCGCCGCCGGGGTGACTGCCGGGCAAACAGCCTGTATCGGTGATGACTCCATCGACCTGCCAGCCTTTGCGGCCTGCGGCCTGTCGTTCGCCGTGGCCGATGCACCGGTCTATGTGCAGCAGCAAGCCACCCATGTGCTGCAACGCGCAGGTGGCACCGGTGCATTTCGCGAGGTTTCCGACTCCATCCTGATCGCTCAGGGCAAAGCCGATGTACTGGGCTCTGCTGCCGGTTATGCGTCGGTCATGGCCAAGATGGCCCAGTAA
- the fliB gene encoding flagellin lysine-N-methylase, whose protein sequence is MGIQSARAFKYVQEFSCIAERCEDNCCKGNWRIAVSNRSHELYSRDFPELLNLIVKDDSGYQMDKAGGQCGALQGGRCQIHAQQGEEVLTDTCANYPRMYRRINNSLVKSATMSCPEVARIGLFGESPFQIEEGPQDDHHLYAAANQEFPGIDQAQWRSVMESLLQITLSKKLPVSQVLLRLYDISTQLSELPHARWIEEIPLLADNTSNLQEDTREPILADPLLIVLINVLNSPGAPSSLRQQILTSSLIVPGETPAQAQWTLRSEYRRLYTEKLQHSLDLILKRFIAAEMTRTGFPFISNTSAGQDYGLSLTEWATTLAIRTLTLRNLLIAHCDVTNQLAPDKQQTVDLVYRFCRAASHNAVTAAERTLRNTITERGLAYLKTLINQVDA, encoded by the coding sequence ATGGGCATTCAGTCCGCCAGGGCTTTCAAATACGTACAAGAGTTTTCATGCATTGCCGAGCGTTGCGAAGACAACTGCTGCAAGGGTAACTGGCGCATTGCAGTCAGCAATCGCAGCCACGAGCTGTACAGCCGGGACTTTCCCGAACTCTTGAACCTGATCGTCAAAGACGATTCGGGCTACCAGATGGACAAGGCCGGCGGCCAGTGCGGCGCGCTGCAGGGCGGACGTTGCCAGATCCATGCCCAGCAGGGTGAAGAAGTGCTCACCGATACCTGTGCCAACTACCCTCGCATGTATCGCCGCATCAACAATTCGCTGGTGAAGTCCGCAACCATGAGCTGCCCCGAAGTTGCCCGTATCGGGCTGTTTGGCGAATCGCCGTTCCAGATCGAAGAAGGCCCTCAGGACGACCATCATCTCTACGCCGCCGCCAATCAGGAGTTTCCTGGCATCGATCAGGCCCAGTGGCGCTCGGTGATGGAGTCTTTGCTGCAAATCACCCTGTCGAAGAAACTGCCGGTCAGCCAGGTGCTGCTGCGTCTATACGACATTTCCACGCAACTGTCGGAACTGCCTCATGCCCGCTGGATCGAGGAAATCCCGTTGCTGGCCGACAACACCAGCAACCTTCAGGAAGATACCCGCGAGCCGATTCTTGCCGATCCGTTGCTGATCGTCCTGATCAATGTCTTGAACTCGCCAGGCGCACCCTCTTCCTTGCGCCAGCAGATCCTCACCTCTTCACTCATCGTGCCCGGCGAAACCCCGGCACAGGCGCAATGGACCCTGCGCAGCGAATATCGCCGCCTGTACACGGAAAAACTGCAACACAGCCTGGATCTGATCCTGAAGCGTTTCATTGCCGCAGAAATGACCCGCACCGGCTTCCCGTTTATCTCCAACACCAGTGCCGGGCAGGATTACGGTTTGAGCCTGACCGAGTGGGCCACTACCCTGGCGATCCGTACCCTGACCTTGCGCAACCTGCTGATCGCGCATTGCGATGTAACCAACCAGTTGGCACCGGACAAACAACAGACCGTGGACCTGGTCTACCGCTTCTGCCGGGCTGCCAGCCATAACGCAGTGACCGCCGCCGAACGAACCTTGCGCAACACGATCACCGAAAGAGGCCTTGCCTATCTGAAGACGCTGATCAATCAAGTGGATGCCTGA
- the trhP gene encoding prephenate-dependent tRNA uridine(34) hydroxylase TrhP: MTPFTPELLAPAGTLKNMRYAFAYGADAVYAGQPRYSLRVRNNEFDHANLALGIREAQGQGKRFYVVVNIAPHNAKLKTFLKDLEPVIAMAPDALIMSDPGLIMLVRKHFPQMPIHLSVQANTVNWASVEFWQQQGLSRIILSRELSLEEIDEIRQQVPAMELEVFVHGALCMAYSGRCLLSGYINRRDANQGSCTNACRWKYSAREATQNQLGDIVQTYEPEPTLGAGAPTDQVFLLQESNRPDELMPAFEDEHGTYIMNSKDLRAVQHVERLTRMGVHSLKIEGRTKSHFYCARTTQVYRRAIDDAVAGRAFDRSLMSDLESLAQRGYTEGFLRRHVHDEYQNYQNGSSVSERQQFVGELTGERRNGLAEVRVKNRFSLGDPMELMTPKGNFHFDLQQLQNNKGAAIEIAPGDGHTVYVAIPEEVDLGFGLLMRDIK, translated from the coding sequence ATGACACCCTTTACCCCGGAACTGCTCGCCCCCGCTGGCACCCTGAAAAACATGCGCTATGCCTTCGCCTACGGCGCCGATGCGGTCTACGCAGGCCAGCCGCGCTACAGCTTGCGAGTGCGCAATAACGAATTCGATCATGCCAACCTGGCGCTCGGTATTCGCGAGGCACAGGGCCAGGGCAAGCGCTTCTATGTGGTGGTCAACATCGCGCCGCACAACGCCAAACTCAAGACCTTCCTCAAGGACCTTGAGCCCGTCATTGCGATGGCTCCCGACGCACTGATCATGTCCGACCCCGGCCTGATCATGCTGGTACGCAAGCACTTCCCGCAGATGCCGATTCACCTGTCGGTGCAAGCCAACACCGTGAACTGGGCCAGTGTCGAGTTCTGGCAGCAGCAAGGCCTGAGCCGCATCATCCTGTCTCGCGAACTGTCCCTGGAAGAAATCGACGAAATCCGCCAGCAGGTGCCTGCCATGGAACTGGAAGTCTTCGTCCACGGCGCGCTGTGCATGGCCTACTCCGGCCGTTGCCTGCTGTCGGGCTATATCAACAGGCGTGACGCCAATCAGGGCAGTTGCACCAATGCCTGCCGCTGGAAATATTCCGCCCGGGAAGCCACGCAAAACCAGCTCGGCGATATCGTGCAGACCTATGAACCCGAACCGACTCTGGGTGCTGGTGCACCGACCGATCAGGTATTCCTGTTGCAGGAGTCCAACCGCCCGGATGAACTGATGCCCGCTTTCGAGGACGAACACGGCACCTACATCATGAACTCCAAGGACCTGCGCGCCGTGCAGCATGTCGAGCGCCTGACCCGCATGGGCGTGCACTCACTGAAGATCGAGGGCAGGACCAAATCCCACTTCTATTGCGCACGCACCACCCAGGTGTACCGCCGAGCCATCGACGACGCCGTCGCCGGTCGCGCATTCGACCGCAGCCTGATGAGCGACCTGGAATCCCTGGCCCAGCGCGGCTACACCGAAGGCTTCCTGCGCCGCCATGTGCATGATGAATACCAGAACTACCAGAACGGCAGCTCGGTGTCCGAACGACAGCAGTTTGTGGGCGAACTGACCGGCGAAAGACGTAATGGATTGGCAGAAGTCCGAGTCAAGAACCGCTTCAGCCTCGGCGACCCTATGGAACTGATGACGCCCAAAGGCAACTTCCACTTTGATCTGCAGCAATTGCAGAACAACAAAGGAGCAGCCATCGAAATCGCACCCGGAGACGGACATACGGTGTACGTAGCGATTCCCGAGGAGGTGGATTTGGGGTTCGGATTGTTGATGCGGGATATCAAGTAG
- a CDS encoding di-heme-cytochrome C peroxidase: MTVKSLLAAVSIGVASLTSAAVLADDYSLDQNWSAKDLAVWQDTSQGSRLVPLSWMMALEIKGSKVPFMSDANIEKYGYTPRTLEFDYKSYRLPLGFVVDQGSDKSLTFSRLRWKSDQSDREPWVGMNCAACHTANISYGGHTWEVQGGPTNADFQKFVDAFREALIDTQGDDEKFDRFATKVLAGADTEANRQLLSSSLNELNLFLDKSASLYKTDLVYGPGRVDAVGHILNRVAQLNGAPKPTPNPADAPVSYPFLWNTSQHDKVQWNGVAPNKRLGPDGLDVGALARNASEVVGVFGDVAFRSNSLFKGFVSSVRIDNLDQLERTLQRLKPPKWPERLGAIDPVKVGEGAKLFENNCSSCHLPLSRDDLKSKIVAQMTPISTRPESLQSINTDPWMACNAVQFISDPGKLKGAFLNTFKGVVTDQTTLVTQLGVTAREILLNQKKDLLELALKDYMNVQSQPALTERKSVFSFLSLASTEKNKRLQACYALNIQEYPTLAYKARPLTGIWATAPYLHNGSVRTLYDLLLPPDARPSSFKTGSIVFDPKAVGFIDANGPGAPFTFDTSLPGNSKAGHDYGASSFNDDQRYALIEYMKTL, from the coding sequence ATGACAGTGAAGTCTTTGCTGGCAGCGGTAAGTATTGGGGTCGCAAGCCTGACATCGGCAGCGGTACTGGCAGATGATTACAGCCTGGATCAGAACTGGAGTGCAAAAGATCTCGCAGTCTGGCAGGACACTTCTCAGGGATCGCGCCTGGTTCCTTTGAGCTGGATGATGGCATTGGAAATAAAAGGTTCGAAAGTGCCTTTCATGTCTGATGCGAATATCGAAAAGTATGGTTACACGCCGCGCACTCTGGAGTTTGACTACAAGAGTTATCGGTTGCCCTTGGGGTTTGTGGTCGATCAGGGCAGTGACAAGTCCCTGACGTTTTCTCGCCTGCGCTGGAAGAGCGACCAGTCTGACCGGGAACCCTGGGTGGGAATGAACTGTGCAGCCTGTCACACGGCCAATATTTCCTATGGTGGCCATACCTGGGAGGTTCAGGGCGGCCCGACCAATGCAGATTTCCAGAAGTTTGTTGATGCCTTCCGCGAGGCGTTGATCGACACCCAGGGCGATGATGAAAAATTTGATCGCTTTGCGACAAAGGTCCTTGCAGGTGCCGACACTGAAGCCAATCGTCAGCTTCTCTCCAGCTCACTGAATGAGTTGAACCTTTTCCTTGATAAAAGTGCATCGCTCTATAAAACGGATCTGGTGTATGGCCCGGGCCGGGTTGATGCCGTGGGGCATATTCTCAACCGTGTGGCCCAGCTCAACGGCGCCCCAAAACCAACGCCCAACCCCGCGGATGCTCCAGTCAGCTATCCGTTTCTGTGGAACACTTCCCAGCACGATAAAGTGCAATGGAATGGTGTCGCTCCAAACAAGCGACTGGGCCCCGATGGTCTGGATGTCGGTGCTCTTGCGCGCAACGCCTCGGAAGTCGTAGGTGTCTTCGGTGATGTGGCCTTTCGCTCCAATTCGCTTTTCAAGGGCTTTGTTTCAAGCGTGCGCATCGATAACCTCGATCAGCTCGAGCGCACATTGCAGCGCCTGAAACCACCGAAATGGCCTGAAAGGCTCGGGGCTATCGACCCTGTGAAGGTGGGAGAAGGTGCGAAGCTGTTCGAAAACAATTGCTCAAGCTGCCATTTACCGTTGTCGCGCGATGATCTGAAAAGCAAGATCGTCGCTCAGATGACGCCTATCAGCACAAGGCCCGAAAGCCTTCAAAGCATCAATACCGACCCCTGGATGGCCTGTAATGCGGTCCAGTTCATCAGTGATCCTGGCAAGCTCAAGGGCGCGTTTCTCAATACATTCAAAGGCGTGGTCACGGACCAGACAACTTTGGTTACGCAGTTGGGCGTAACGGCACGGGAAATATTACTGAACCAGAAGAAAGACCTTCTTGAGCTGGCGCTGAAGGATTACATGAACGTCCAGTCGCAACCGGCACTAACCGAACGCAAGAGCGTTTTCTCCTTTTTGAGCCTTGCCTCGACCGAAAAGAACAAGCGACTCCAGGCCTGCTACGCATTGAATATCCAGGAGTATCCGACCCTTGCCTACAAGGCGCGTCCATTGACGGGTATCTGGGCAACAGCGCCTTACCTGCATAACGGCTCGGTACGCACGCTGTATGACCTGCTGCTTCCACCTGATGCACGTCCTTCGAGTTTCAAGACGGGCTCGATTGTGTTCGATCCGAAGGCTGTCGGTTTTATCGATGCCAATGGGCCAGGCGCACCGTTCACTTTCGATACTTCCTTGCCGGGGAATTCGAAGGCAGGTCATGACTATGGCGCATCATCATTCAACGATGACCAGCGCTATGCGTTGATCGAGTACATGAAAACCCTTTAG
- a CDS encoding NAD(P)-dependent alcohol dehydrogenase codes for MSIKAYGAHAGDKPLESLEITRRAPGAHDVQVDIAYCGICHSDLHQVRGEWAGTQFPCVPGHEIVGRVSAIGEHVKGFQLGDLVGIGCIVDSCKHCEECDSGLENYCDGMIGTYNFPTPDAPGWTLGGYSEQIVVHERYLLRIRHPAEQLAAVAPLLCAGITTYSPLRHWQAGPGKKVGIVGIGGLGHMGIKLAHAMGAQVVAFTTSESKREAAKALGADEVVISRNAEEMAAHAKSFDLIINTVAAQHSLDDFLALLKRDGTLTLVGAPASPHPSPEVFNLIFKRRSITGSMIGGIPETQEMLDFCAEHNIVSDIELIRADQINEAYERMLKGDVKYRFVIDNTTLANA; via the coding sequence ATGTCCATCAAAGCCTACGGCGCCCACGCTGGCGACAAGCCTCTCGAATCACTGGAAATCACCCGCCGTGCTCCGGGTGCCCATGACGTTCAGGTCGATATCGCTTATTGCGGCATTTGCCATTCCGACCTGCATCAGGTGCGGGGTGAATGGGCCGGGACTCAGTTTCCTTGCGTACCGGGCCACGAGATTGTCGGGCGTGTATCCGCAATCGGCGAGCACGTGAAAGGCTTCCAGTTGGGCGATCTGGTCGGTATCGGCTGCATCGTCGACAGTTGCAAGCACTGCGAAGAATGCGATTCGGGCCTCGAGAACTACTGCGACGGCATGATCGGCACTTATAACTTCCCGACTCCGGACGCTCCCGGCTGGACACTTGGGGGTTACTCGGAGCAGATCGTGGTGCACGAGCGCTACCTGTTGCGTATCCGCCACCCGGCAGAACAACTCGCCGCCGTTGCGCCGCTGCTGTGTGCGGGAATCACTACCTATTCACCCCTGCGCCACTGGCAGGCTGGCCCCGGCAAGAAAGTCGGGATTGTCGGTATCGGTGGTCTTGGTCACATGGGCATCAAGCTGGCCCATGCCATGGGCGCACAGGTGGTGGCTTTCACCACCTCGGAATCCAAGCGTGAAGCGGCAAAAGCGCTGGGTGCCGACGAAGTCGTGATCTCGCGCAACGCCGAGGAAATGGCCGCCCATGCCAAGAGCTTCGACCTGATCATCAACACCGTCGCGGCACAGCACAGCCTTGATGACTTCCTGGCGCTGTTGAAGCGTGACGGCACGCTGACGCTGGTCGGCGCACCTGCCTCGCCGCATCCATCGCCGGAGGTGTTCAACCTGATCTTCAAGCGGCGCTCGATCACCGGTTCCATGATCGGCGGTATTCCTGAAACCCAGGAGATGCTGGACTTCTGCGCCGAGCACAACATCGTCTCGGACATCGAGCTGATACGTGCCGACCAGATCAACGAAGCCTATGAGCGCATGCTCAAGGGCGACGTCAAATACCGCTTCGTGATCGACAACACCACCCTGGCCAACGCCTGA
- a CDS encoding (2Fe-2S)-binding protein: MELQINDKTYQVQSEGDTPLLWVIRDELGLTGTKYGCGLAQCGACSVLIDGVAARSCVVPVQGVIGRKITTIEAIEEDDVGKRVVAAWVKHQVPQCGYCQSGQVMAATSLLKQVAHPSDAEIGAAMINLCRCGTYNFINAAVHEVAGEKVALFEPAATPGKS; this comes from the coding sequence ATGGAACTGCAGATTAACGATAAGACCTATCAGGTCCAGTCCGAAGGCGATACCCCGTTGCTGTGGGTCATTCGCGATGAACTCGGGTTGACCGGAACCAAGTACGGCTGTGGCCTCGCGCAATGCGGGGCCTGTTCCGTGCTGATCGATGGCGTGGCAGCGCGCTCGTGCGTCGTGCCGGTCCAGGGCGTGATCGGGCGCAAGATCACCACGATCGAAGCCATCGAAGAAGATGACGTGGGCAAGCGAGTGGTCGCCGCCTGGGTCAAGCATCAGGTCCCGCAATGTGGCTATTGCCAGTCGGGCCAGGTCATGGCCGCGACCTCATTGCTCAAGCAGGTCGCCCATCCTTCAGATGCCGAGATCGGCGCTGCGATGATCAACCTGTGCCGTTGCGGCACCTACAACTTCATCAATGCAGCAGTGCATGAAGTGGCTGGAGAAAAGGTCGCGCTGTTTGAACCGGCAGCAACTCCCGGCAAGTCTTGA